The Medicago truncatula cultivar Jemalong A17 chromosome 7, MtrunA17r5.0-ANR, whole genome shotgun sequence genome includes the window CTCGTTCTCAAagtaaatgactaaaatacacATACGCATATTAACTCACGCTAATGCAATTGTCAACGTAAGTTAACAcacgctgcgtgagttaactcacactgaaAAACACACACTGAACTCGagcgtaagttaactcacgctagttttCTTACTTTTATTTAGCTTCCTTCAAAGCTTTATTATGAGTGTCGGCAATATTCTTTCTCTTACACTTTGGTtgcacattttttaatatattttgaagcAATCctatcataataaaataactctAGCCATAATAAAATACCTCTAGCCATATATTATGAAGCTAAATAGAGCAAATACCAATAAAGAAATGTCACTTCATTTGAAAGTAAGCATCACATTATAAATGACAACACTAGTGAAGAagctaaataaaaataagaaaaccaacgtgagttaactcacgttatgTGAGTTAAGTCATGCAAATTTAAcactagcgtgacttaactcacgcataAGCaatataaacatttattttggGAACAAGCAAAACAGTTTTGGTAAAGAGCAGAAATCCTTTGTACAGCTTTCCCTAAGGCTAAAGTGGTGTGTTTTTGTGATCATTAAGTTAGTTTGCTTTGCGATATCCAATTTTCAGGAAATTTGATCTTTACCAGCTTTGAGGGATTAGCATCCGCATCTGTGCATGGAGGATAGCTGATTTATGCgaaaaaaagatttaattttcataaataatgcTTTATACAAGTATTATTTGCttgatttgtaaaaataaaaaagttattatataGGTAGTTtgtcaacaaaaagaaaaaaaaaatctttgctTGAGAAAATACCTTCTAACTCTTGAGGTAGCTAATATATTGATGTATTTAGcagaaaattcaatttattttgactaGTTCTATAGACACTACAATTTTAAAAGAGATGATGTGGTTTTTTagttagtatatattttttgaaatttacctTGTATAGGACGATCCTCTGTGAGTGTAACAAGGTCATTTGCAAAGGGCCTCAAAATTAGAgggaattcaattattatttttttaaaaagtttagagaaaaacaattttaccATCAATTATGCACTGTGCATTTGTAAATGTAACatgtaaataaatcatatttatacTCCTACTCATATATTTTACCACAACATAATTGTCTGTCATTATATGTGttggattttaatttttattcttcaaTTCTTTACAAATGAAAATAGTATAGTAgtaaattctaaaataatataagctctaaataaatataaattcaaaaaacgcaaaactaatataaattctacaattttttattgtttttttttacaaattctgAATATTTTGATAAGCTCAACATATTAAGCAAACGTTCAACTACTATCGAATATGTTTATAATGCTTGTCACATGTAAAAAGATACTAGAGGGAACAAGACAACGTTTATAAGTTACTCTctccgtcctaatttataagcaaaaaacactaattcacacttattaagaaaactaacacttagtgatttgaggtatgattttttgtgttctccttggaataagtttcatggaaagatgtaaaaataattttcattggttaaaaattatggagaaaataaaaaggagaacaaattaaatgcaacttgcatttaattttacattggaaaagatgatttgtttgaaaaaacataaaaatagcataaaagtttatcttttttgcttatattttgagataaagaaaatgaaatttttttgcttatattttagaacggagggagtactaagtGATGATTTaagcttttttaaaaaataaaaaacaaaattacattaaaaCCCTTTTTTAAAGgttgttttaaaaagagatggTGTGGTTTTTtagttaatatatatttttcttttttgaaatttacctTTGTATACGTGGATCCTATGCAAATGTATCAATGTTCTTTGGAGAAGATCTGAAACTTAAAGTTaatggtgtgtttggtttaaaaGAGAAGTTCTAAAGAGAGAAATACGTGAAAGAGAAGTTAGTAAAagagtaaaaaataagaaatagaataaatttgatgtataatttagtataagagaaagagagaagaaatagagaaaagagaattgtttattatttttaaaagtactAAAATACCTCTGATTTTTTAAATCACAAATAATACAAGAAATTCATCAATACACTATTTCATCAATAAGTGCTATGTATCAGAGAAAAGGAAATAGATCCATTTCCTTACCGATGAAAACGTTAGTAAATTCTAAAttctaaaattatataaatccaaaaaaaaattataatttcaaaaattgtaaaaataatataaattctctaagagaaatgatatttatacatttttgtATAACTTTTATACAatcttctctctcatactcacattatattcttattttcttttttcatttttctttcttttttgaccaACAAAAAGAGAGCACAACAAGATTGTTCTAAAAGTTGGTTCTTCAATTATATGTTTTCTTTACAAATTCCGAATATTTTTGTGAGCTCAACATCCCACACACCACCGACAGTATGTCCCATCCATCTTCTTTTTAAAGTCtcaaaaacaccaacaacaccaTGAAACcctcatattcatattcattctCAACTCTCATCTTGAATGATCTACAAAATGATTCAGCTCATCCATTTCATTTCTTCTAACCCTTTGCTCAATCGCTTTCTGGGTCCCTCCAAAAAGTGAGTCATGTTTCTCAATTTCTAAACACAGATCGGTTTTCTTTAGAACTCTGCTTTTGGATTAggattagggttagggttttgaGTTTTGAAATGTCACGATCAATTTCAACTGAAGATAGGATTAGTGCTCTACCAGATCCAATTATATGGCACATCCTATCTTTTGTTCCAACCAAAACTGCTGCAATCACAAGCATTCTATCAAAGAGATGGAACCCATTATGGCTATCAGTTCTTATTCTTCACTTCGAAGACGAAACCTTTCAAAACATGGAATCCTTTAGCCATTTTATGTCCTCTGTTTTTCTCTTACGAGATATTACTTTACCCATTAGATCGTTCCACCTCAACCGTTCAAAACGTTATGGCATTGAGACACAGAATATCAATCGATTTGTTCACGCTATTGCACAACGTGGAATCGAGAACCTCAATCTTGAACTGTCCGGCAGTATAACATTACCTCGTAGCGTTTTCAGCTGTAGGACCCTCGTTGTTCTTCATTTGCAATGGATTACAGTGAAAGACCTTTCTCAACTGGTTGTGGATTTTCCTCTCCTAAAAACTTCACTTGTTTGGTGTACTTTTGGAACGTGCTGAATATATCATCCAGCTTCTATCTGGATGTCCCATTCTAGAGGAATTGCATGCTGAAAGTTTAATTGTCAGAAACAAGGAATGGCTTGTTTCACTGAATTTTGTACGACAAAAGTTTCCAAGCTTACCGAAGTTAATCACAGCAAACATTACTAAATCGTCCCATTCTTTGGCGCTTTTTCTCGCATTACTTTGCAGGGCAAAGTCTCAACTTCTGCGTGCAGAATTGGTAAGAATAttatggttaattttttttttaataaactttgtTAA containing:
- the LOC112416630 gene encoding F-box/LRR-repeat protein At4g14103; this translates as MSRSISTEDRISALPDPIIWHILSFVPTKTAAITSILSKRWNPLWLSVLILHFEDETFQNMESFSHFMSSVFLLRDITLPIRSFHLNRSKRYGIETQNINRFVHAIAQRGIENLNLELSGSITLPRSVFSCRTLVVLHLQWITVKDLSQLVVDFPLLKTSLVWCTFGTC